The following are encoded together in the Salvia hispanica cultivar TCC Black 2014 chromosome 6, UniMelb_Shisp_WGS_1.0, whole genome shotgun sequence genome:
- the LOC125194799 gene encoding transcription factor TCP24-like, with the protein MAYFNDRLGYDQPSKAVEWLLAAAASSIAELPPINSPFPAAVGGSSSFETSISRSEKTVKENEKEKSSYVASFTELLSGGKDASDENSNSEAARLAVASGQRSSELEGAVVVEALMRERKRAREEDTVAPSLR; encoded by the exons ATGGCATActttaat GACCGATTAGGCTACGATCAGCCGAGCAAGGCGGTGGAGTGGCTGCTCGCGGCAGCAGCTAGCTCGATTGCAGAGCTGCCGCCGATCAATTCCCCCTTTCCGGCGGCGGTCGGTGGTAGCAGCAGCTTCGAGACCTCGATTTCCAGATCTGAGAAGACGGTTaaggaaaatgagaaagagaaatCTTCTTATGTTGCTTCCTTCACCGAGCTATTGAGCGGAGGCAAGGATGCATCCGATGAGAATTCCAATAGCGAAGCGGCCAGGCTGGCGGTGGCAAGCGGGCAGCGAAGTAGCGAGTTGGAGGGAGCGGTGGTCGTAGAAGCACTAATgagggagagaaagagagcTAGAGAAGAGGATACGGTGGCGCCTTCTCTacgatga
- the LOC125192536 gene encoding FCS-Like Zinc finger 3-like has translation MSSAAAAAYYYTGCEHDYEPHFLDSCSLCGRSLCQNNDIFMYRGNTPFCSQECRQEQIEMDEAMEKKKWKRSSSSKRSSAARQSSDESDINKAVRTGVVAVA, from the exons atGAGCTCAGCTGCAGCAGCAGCATACTACTACACCGGATGCGAACACGACTACGAGCCGCACTTCCTCGATTCCTGCTCCCTCTGCGGCAGATCGCTCTGCCAAAACAACGACATCTTCATGTACAG AGGGAACACGCCGTTCTGTAGCCAGGAGTGCAGGCAGGAACAGATAGAGATGGATGAGgcgatggagaagaagaaatggaAGAGGTCTTCTTCCTCCAAGAGATCGAGCGCTGCGAGACAGAGCTCCGACGAATCTGACATCAATAAAGCTGTACGCACTGGAGTAGTGGCTGTGGCCTGA